In the genome of Schistocerca piceifrons isolate TAMUIC-IGC-003096 chromosome X, iqSchPice1.1, whole genome shotgun sequence, one region contains:
- the LOC124721703 gene encoding uncharacterized protein LOC124721703 gives MFAIVFYAALLFATTDSAVIFFGNFENEVNRIEDWARENAHETEEWVQNEDNMIEKWAKENSNETVEWVQDETKMGEKWAKEKLDGAEEWIQNEAKTVEKWTKENYNEAEKWIKNEKEIGEKWAKATLNEVDGWAQSKLVETQEVVKALMPKFSSDKCVCYHQTCGCCVHAEEPEIHLNSTVCVNVTYLSEDYGISFTVTLNNHTLYNETVSVRNPPPVCAGFPYVKELADICIRLYDIDAKSRTFHACARLEARMKFIIIAHYDLGCFTIGSSSVEDSKKKNGLGTHHPSVILI, from the exons GAAACTTTGAAAATGAAGTGAACAGAATTGAAGATTGGGCAAGAGAAAATGCTCATGAAACAGAAGAATGGGTGCAAAATGAAGACAATATGATAGAAAAATGGGCAAAAGAAAATTCTAATGAAACTGTAGAATGGGTTCAAGATGAGACAAAAATGGGAGAAAAATGGGCAAAAGAAAAGTTGGATGGAGCTGAAGAGTGGATACAGAATGaggcaaagactgtagaaaaatgGACCAAAGAAAACTACAATGAAGCTGAAAAATGGATAAAGAATGAGAAAGAGATTGGAGAAAAATGGGCAAAAGCAACATTAAATGAGGTTGATGGTTGGGCGCAGAGTAAACTAGTGGAGACTCAGGAAGTTGTGAAAGCTCTAATGCCCAAGTTTAGTAGTGACAAATGTGTGTGTTACCATCAGACCTGTGGATGTTGTGTCCATGCAGAAGAACCAGAAATACATTTGAATAGCACAG tttgtgtaaaTGTGACATACCTGTCAGAAGATTATGGCATTTCTTTCACTGTTACACTAAACAACCACACACTTTACAATGAAACTGTATCAG taagAAATCCTCCTCCGGTATGTGCGGGATTTCCTTACGTGAAGGAATTGGCAGATATATGTATACGGCTGTATGACATAGACGCAAAGAGTCGTACATTTCATGCTTGTGCACGTCTAGAAGCTCGTATGAAATTTATCATTATTGCACATTATGATCTTGGATGTTTTACTATTGGATCATCATCTGTTGAGGAttcaaaaaaaaagaatggtttagGCACCCACCACCCATCTGTAATTCTGATTTAA